In one Lujinxingia vulgaris genomic region, the following are encoded:
- a CDS encoding serine/threonine-protein kinase, which translates to MSATLRKLGRYELTRRLAKGGMGEIYLARARGAGGFEKRVIIKTILPHLAEEEEFVTKFLDEGRIVVQLTHGNIVPVFDMGEQDGEYFIAMEYVEGLDLREVLKRLDAHGEQLPVEHALHIAAEICKGLGYAHRKTDEQGRPLSIVHRDVSPSNVLISREGEIKIIDFGIARAAGRLSQTANGRIQGKCCYMSPEQTRGQELDHRSDIFACGVVLYEMLTGRRPFEGRTDLESLELVRRCEFDPPGVLRPEVPGEVDGIIERALAVDPAERYQNIEDLYVDLQHAIYAVGQAVTSQGLAQALKAIFAEEPAAPVRKARNLDEALELELDRLGSEASDASLRTGTPAAHLQPAQTKGDSPTSESGTAQPGGLAELSEQEVAEIAHAPTASRLLTPESEPVASPETATRQPIATPTPTTLPEPHVLAGADPDDAMPQPAPRRRVGVWVGLSLAALAALLVAAFVLPSMRDANLTLESDPPGATIRLDGEELAGRRTPQTLTLEPGDYRVELLLDGHQPRNLRVKLAAGQHVMLNERDLQLEPDAAPPRTFRVETTPQAARVSANGEDLGEAPVTLTLGEGEVAALSAAYEGCSTAYYTLSYGHQREIVSLNLSCLQDRALAELSGRTPGKTENVADDRSRPTLVNAALRKGVSVRLVPSPPDAELSLNGRVLGSGARRVQLPRGRSAIVEARAPGYKALRLDLNPATLEGDELPINLEESPRGCLNFRAIYPAHNEIAIDGKWLSGRHMTLRNHPLSPGPHTVTVRNPEADREERFNVTIEPGEDCAHLVVWDEER; encoded by the coding sequence ATGAGCGCAACGCTTCGAAAACTCGGTCGCTACGAGCTCACCCGCCGCCTGGCCAAAGGGGGCATGGGTGAGATCTACCTGGCGCGCGCCCGCGGCGCCGGCGGCTTCGAGAAGCGCGTCATCATCAAGACCATCCTCCCCCACCTTGCCGAAGAAGAGGAATTTGTCACCAAATTCCTCGACGAAGGGCGCATCGTCGTCCAGCTCACCCACGGCAATATTGTGCCCGTCTTCGATATGGGCGAGCAGGACGGCGAATATTTTATCGCGATGGAGTACGTCGAGGGGCTCGATCTTCGCGAGGTCTTAAAACGGCTGGACGCACATGGCGAGCAGTTGCCGGTGGAGCACGCCCTGCACATCGCCGCCGAGATCTGCAAAGGCCTGGGCTACGCCCACCGCAAGACCGACGAGCAGGGCCGCCCCCTCTCGATCGTGCACCGCGATGTGAGCCCCTCCAACGTGCTCATCTCGCGGGAGGGCGAGATCAAGATCATTGATTTTGGCATCGCGCGGGCCGCCGGGCGGCTCTCCCAGACGGCCAACGGCCGCATCCAGGGCAAGTGCTGCTACATGAGCCCGGAGCAGACCCGCGGACAGGAGCTCGACCACCGCAGCGACATCTTCGCCTGCGGCGTGGTGCTCTACGAGATGCTCACCGGGCGGCGGCCCTTTGAGGGGCGCACCGACCTGGAGAGTCTGGAGCTTGTGCGGCGCTGCGAGTTCGATCCGCCCGGAGTGCTGCGCCCCGAGGTGCCCGGGGAGGTCGATGGCATCATTGAGCGCGCGCTGGCCGTTGACCCGGCCGAGCGCTACCAGAACATCGAAGATCTCTATGTGGATCTTCAGCACGCCATCTACGCGGTGGGTCAGGCGGTCACAAGCCAGGGGCTGGCCCAGGCGCTCAAGGCCATCTTCGCCGAAGAGCCTGCCGCCCCGGTGCGCAAAGCGCGCAACCTCGATGAGGCCTTAGAGCTTGAGCTCGACCGACTGGGCTCGGAGGCGTCTGATGCTTCGCTGCGCACCGGCACTCCGGCTGCCCATCTTCAGCCGGCGCAAACAAAAGGCGATTCGCCCACCTCCGAGTCTGGCACAGCGCAGCCCGGGGGGCTGGCCGAGCTCTCCGAGCAGGAGGTCGCCGAGATCGCGCACGCCCCCACCGCCTCGCGACTGCTTACGCCGGAGTCTGAACCGGTCGCATCGCCGGAGACCGCGACGCGCCAGCCCATCGCCACACCCACGCCCACGACGCTTCCCGAGCCCCACGTCCTCGCCGGTGCAGACCCCGACGACGCGATGCCGCAGCCGGCCCCGCGGCGACGGGTTGGCGTGTGGGTGGGGTTGAGTCTCGCGGCGCTCGCTGCACTCCTTGTCGCGGCCTTTGTGCTCCCCTCCATGCGCGACGCCAACCTCACCCTGGAGAGCGATCCCCCCGGCGCGACCATCCGCCTTGATGGCGAAGAGCTCGCCGGACGCCGCACCCCGCAGACGCTCACGCTTGAGCCCGGGGATTACCGCGTGGAGCTTCTGCTCGACGGCCACCAGCCCCGCAATCTGCGTGTGAAGCTCGCCGCGGGCCAGCACGTGATGCTCAATGAGCGTGACCTGCAGCTTGAGCCCGACGCCGCCCCGCCCCGCACCTTCCGCGTGGAGACCACGCCACAGGCCGCCAGGGTCAGCGCCAATGGCGAGGACCTGGGTGAAGCCCCCGTCACCCTCACCCTCGGCGAGGGCGAAGTGGCGGCCCTCTCAGCGGCCTACGAGGGCTGCTCCACCGCCTATTACACCTTAAGTTACGGTCACCAGCGTGAGATCGTCTCGCTCAACCTCTCCTGCCTCCAGGATCGCGCCCTGGCCGAGCTCTCCGGCCGCACCCCTGGCAAGACCGAAAACGTCGCCGACGATCGCAGCCGCCCCACGCTGGTCAACGCCGCGCTACGCAAAGGCGTCAGCGTGCGCCTGGTCCCCTCACCGCCCGACGCCGAGCTCTCGCTCAACGGCCGCGTGCTCGGCTCCGGCGCCCGCCGGGTGCAACTTCCCCGCGGACGCAGCGCCATTGTTGAAGCCCGCGCCCCGGGCTACAAAGCGCTGCGCCTGGATCTCAACCCAGCCACCCTTGAAGGCGATGAGCTTCCCATAAACCTCGAAGAGAGCCCCCGGGGTTGCCTCAACTTCCGGGCCATTTACCCTGCCCACAACGAGATCGCCATCGACGGCAAGTGGCTCTCCGGACGTCATATGACGCTGCGCAACCACCCTTTGAGCCCCGGCCCCCACACTGTCACGGTGCGCAACCCCGAGGCCGACCGCGAAGAGCGCTTCAACGTCACCATTGAGCCCGGCGAAGACTGCGCCCACCTGGTCGTCTGGGACGAAGAGCGCTGA
- a CDS encoding sigma 54-interacting transcriptional regulator yields the protein MSDATRTIFLDDGAEQLELQRFRVEVIEGPDKGLSSVFERAELLIGSSPDCDISLNDPAVSRVHAAIVVDESGYRLVDRGSKNGTFVEGLRTVDIFLADRVRFQLGDTTLQFCLTDEKVEVRFSGSDRFGNMLGKSRAMREIFSILERVSPTDATVLIEGESGTGKELVAEAIHMNSPRKDGPFIVLDCSAIARELIESELFGHVKGAFTGATGSRKGAFEAARGGTLFLDELGELAVDLQPKLLRALEKREIKPVGSNQSVKTDVRIVAATNRNLLSEVKEGNFREDLYYRFAVIRVNLPPLRDRPDDIPLLVEHFLRQANEMTGRDDVDIAYKTMEKLKRHRWPGNVRELKNFIERAVLLTQGDAIETRYLNAGEPSATEVPEAIEESSLPMVETALQENLPFKDAKNRLIEHFEKEYWGRLLERTGGNVSKAARIAGVHRKSVEYILKKLDLTREDLGIS from the coding sequence ATGAGCGACGCAACACGCACCATCTTTCTGGACGACGGCGCCGAGCAGCTTGAGCTGCAGCGCTTCCGCGTTGAAGTGATCGAGGGCCCCGACAAAGGCCTCTCCAGCGTCTTTGAGCGCGCCGAACTTCTGATCGGCAGCTCGCCGGACTGCGACATCTCGCTCAACGACCCGGCGGTGAGTCGGGTGCATGCGGCGATCGTCGTCGACGAGAGCGGCTACCGCCTGGTCGACCGCGGCTCCAAAAACGGCACCTTCGTCGAGGGGCTGCGCACCGTCGATATCTTCCTGGCCGACCGCGTGCGTTTCCAGCTTGGCGACACCACCCTGCAGTTCTGCCTGACCGACGAGAAGGTCGAGGTGCGTTTCTCCGGCAGCGACCGTTTTGGGAACATGCTCGGTAAGAGCCGCGCGATGCGCGAGATCTTCTCGATCCTCGAGCGCGTCTCCCCCACCGACGCCACCGTCCTCATTGAGGGCGAGTCGGGTACGGGTAAGGAGCTCGTCGCCGAAGCGATCCACATGAACAGCCCGCGCAAAGATGGCCCCTTCATCGTGCTGGACTGCTCGGCCATCGCCCGCGAGCTCATCGAGTCGGAGCTCTTCGGCCACGTCAAAGGCGCGTTCACCGGCGCCACCGGCTCGCGCAAAGGCGCCTTTGAGGCCGCCCGCGGCGGCACCCTCTTCCTGGACGAGCTCGGTGAGCTGGCCGTCGATCTGCAGCCCAAGCTGCTGCGCGCGCTGGAAAAACGCGAGATCAAGCCGGTCGGCAGCAACCAGAGCGTCAAAACCGACGTGCGCATCGTCGCCGCGACCAACCGCAACCTCTTAAGCGAAGTCAAAGAGGGCAACTTCCGCGAAGACCTCTACTACCGCTTCGCCGTGATCCGGGTGAACCTGCCGCCTCTGCGCGACCGCCCCGATGACATCCCGCTTCTGGTGGAGCACTTCCTGCGCCAGGCCAACGAGATGACCGGCCGCGATGATGTCGACATCGCGTATAAGACGATGGAAAAACTCAAGCGCCACCGCTGGCCGGGCAACGTGCGCGAGCTCAAGAACTTCATTGAGCGCGCCGTGCTCCTGACCCAGGGCGACGCCATTGAGACCCGCTACCTCAACGCCGGCGAGCCCTCCGCCACCGAGGTGCCCGAGGCCATTGAGGAGTCCAGCCTGCCCATGGTGGAGACCGCGCTGCAAGAGAACCTCCCCTTCAAAGACGCCAAAAACCGGCTGATCGAACACTTTGAAAAAGAGTACTGGGGACGGCTCCTGGAGCGCACCGGCGGCAACGTGTCCAAAGCCGCGCGCATCGCCGGCGTGCACCGAAAGAGCGTCGAATACATCCTCAAAAAGCTGGATCTAACCCGCGAAGATCTCGGGATCTCCTGA
- a CDS encoding polyprenol monophosphomannose synthase, with translation MSEASPTPARDTLICIPTYNEAGNIGPITEAILSRCPRVHILVIDDGSPDGTGELADALAAGDERIHVMHRTAKEGLGRAYIAGFKWALAEGFEKIVEMDADFSHRPEDLPELLKQLDLFDVAIGSRYVAGGATQDWGLFRRLLSRGGGFYARLVLGVDIRDLTAGFVGWRRKVLETIDLDRIEASGYVFQIELKYRAHQKGFRIVEVPIIFPDRQVGDSKMTPDIAAEALTRVWKIRLKR, from the coding sequence ATGTCTGAAGCCTCACCGACGCCTGCGCGCGACACCCTGATCTGCATCCCCACCTACAATGAGGCCGGCAACATCGGGCCTATCACCGAGGCGATCTTAAGCCGCTGCCCCCGGGTGCACATCCTCGTCATCGACGACGGCTCCCCCGACGGCACCGGCGAGCTGGCCGACGCGCTGGCGGCGGGCGATGAGCGCATTCACGTGATGCACCGCACCGCCAAAGAGGGGCTGGGCCGCGCCTATATCGCCGGCTTCAAGTGGGCGCTGGCCGAGGGGTTTGAGAAGATCGTCGAGATGGACGCCGACTTCAGCCACCGCCCCGAAGACCTGCCGGAGCTCCTCAAACAGCTCGACCTCTTCGATGTGGCCATCGGCTCGCGTTACGTCGCCGGCGGCGCCACGCAGGACTGGGGACTCTTTCGGCGCCTGCTCTCGCGCGGCGGCGGCTTCTACGCGCGCCTGGTACTCGGGGTGGACATCCGCGACCTGACCGCCGGCTTTGTGGGCTGGCGCCGCAAGGTGCTCGAGACCATCGATCTCGACCGCATTGAGGCGTCGGGCTACGTCTTTCAGATCGAACTCAAATACCGCGCGCATCAGAAGGGCTTTCGCATTGTGGAGGTGCCCATCATCTTCCCCGACCGCCAGGTGGGCGACTCCAAGATGACGCCGGATATCGCGGCCGAGGCGCTCACGCGGGTCTGGAAGATTCGCCTCAAGCGCTGA
- a CDS encoding aldehyde dehydrogenase family protein, producing MSAQAASAEVSAGVIEKFSPVDGAHLGNFPITSAGDVTRAVAAAREAFPAWRDLTLDQRFAYLDRLRDLVSAEGESFAKIISDDTGKPLLDSLLTELMAIPLFIDYYKKEAPKALKRKKLSRQLFFPTKTSYVEYAPMGVIGVISPWNFPFQLSMIPVLSALVAGNTVVLKPSEVTPLTGELMREIFKRVGFPEGVVSVVHGDGSTGAALCKADIDKIFFTGSVATGRKVMAAAAEKPIPVELELGGKDAMIVCHDANLERAARAAVWGGFLNCGQMCISVERLFVVEAVYDEFLALVRTEIERMRVGGPDEGSDMGPLTFSAQMGTVVRHLNDARERGATIAMGGRPIEGPGQFFEPTLVLDVTEDMEIYREETFGPVLPVIRVADEEEALRMANDHQYGLTGSVWTRDVSRGLELASRMESGQCSVNDLVQSVGNPALPFGGVKRSGFGRYHGPEGLYAFMNQKAIMVDRGLLDVEPFWYPYAPKYEAMLGTFRNLMGGKMVGALTNFYDMHKITKRRG from the coding sequence ATGTCTGCTCAAGCCGCAAGCGCCGAAGTCTCCGCCGGTGTGATCGAGAAGTTCAGCCCCGTTGATGGAGCCCACCTGGGCAACTTCCCCATCACCTCCGCAGGCGACGTGACCCGGGCGGTTGCGGCGGCCCGCGAGGCTTTTCCGGCCTGGCGCGACCTCACGCTGGACCAGCGCTTTGCCTACCTCGATCGCCTCCGCGATCTTGTCAGCGCCGAGGGCGAGTCCTTTGCGAAGATCATCAGCGACGATACCGGCAAACCTCTGCTCGACTCGCTGCTCACCGAGCTGATGGCGATCCCGCTTTTCATCGATTATTACAAAAAAGAGGCGCCGAAGGCCCTCAAACGCAAAAAACTCTCTCGCCAGCTCTTCTTTCCCACCAAAACCAGCTACGTCGAGTACGCGCCGATGGGGGTGATCGGGGTGATCTCCCCGTGGAACTTCCCCTTTCAGCTCTCGATGATTCCGGTGCTCTCGGCGCTGGTGGCGGGCAACACCGTGGTGCTCAAACCCTCGGAGGTCACCCCGCTTACGGGCGAGCTGATGCGCGAGATTTTTAAGCGCGTGGGCTTCCCCGAGGGCGTGGTCTCGGTGGTGCATGGCGATGGTTCTACCGGCGCGGCGTTGTGCAAAGCCGACATCGACAAGATCTTCTTCACTGGCTCGGTGGCCACCGGCCGCAAGGTGATGGCCGCTGCTGCCGAGAAGCCCATCCCGGTGGAGCTGGAGCTCGGCGGCAAAGACGCCATGATCGTCTGCCACGACGCCAACTTAGAGCGCGCCGCACGCGCGGCGGTCTGGGGCGGCTTCTTGAACTGCGGCCAGATGTGCATCTCGGTGGAGCGCCTTTTTGTGGTCGAGGCGGTCTACGACGAATTTCTGGCGCTGGTGCGCACCGAGATCGAGCGCATGCGCGTGGGCGGCCCCGATGAGGGCTCCGATATGGGGCCGCTGACCTTCAGCGCACAGATGGGCACGGTGGTGCGCCACCTCAACGACGCCCGCGAGCGCGGCGCGACCATCGCCATGGGCGGCCGCCCCATCGAGGGGCCCGGACAGTTCTTTGAGCCCACGCTCGTGCTCGACGTCACCGAAGACATGGAGATCTACCGCGAAGAGACCTTCGGTCCGGTGCTCCCGGTGATTCGTGTGGCTGACGAAGAAGAGGCCCTGCGCATGGCCAACGACCACCAGTATGGCCTGACCGGCAGCGTGTGGACGCGCGATGTGTCGCGTGGTCTGGAGCTCGCCAGCCGCATGGAGTCGGGGCAGTGCTCGGTCAACGATCTGGTGCAGTCGGTGGGCAACCCGGCGCTCCCCTTCGGTGGGGTCAAGCGCAGCGGCTTTGGCCGCTACCACGGCCCCGAAGGCCTCTACGCCTTCATGAACCAGAAGGCGATCATGGTGGACCGGGGTCTGCTCGATGTGGAGCCCTTCTGGTACCCCTACGCGCCCAAATACGAGGCGATGCTGGGCACCTTCCGCAACCTGATGGGCGGCAAGATGGTGGGCGCGCTGACCAACTTCTACGACATGCACAAGATCACCAAACGCCGCGGCTAA
- a CDS encoding vWA domain-containing protein produces the protein MTRPFDRWMRGALALGAAWMIAGCGDDDGTPAPENDAGVRDVGGGADVAREPGLELRPSALRLLPPRPLTCEGSREARFPFVIFSQEGPAVAAGDMLDGEMIWPNETLRAGHLGVDAGYLAQSGPACETAEDCGEGLSCTAAEVGDAFRYCARPTSVSFTPGSVRQEWSLGREGSPELALSVLIQNTASLDGRMPVSAGSLYDESGAQALSANPGRATDAELRHRQMIQDFLISLAGRFTGENAAVSLWFYGGDVGAQTRPLTPSGGGELSNYLTRDLDSLTARLSELPTLIPREANVYQAILRVLDRDLGLEEYDEAEKALIVFTDTPNQVFDTEADAEVVRARLEATGVRLMIVHLDPALDASTLRDLPSQWGGNQACREDASCGAPTCEDQSSCQPHERCRPATVYAEEEGGAVTLTDASYCMPERDADGRVGPVQEYAELACASGGHYFYAAGVDDMVGAWNVLAPALQSTWSVEGTLPALDALQGPGFGRLSGGFSARVGPVHLGDRLRPALQSRVSADSRPAMLLP, from the coding sequence ATGACTCGACCTTTCGACCGATGGATGCGCGGCGCGCTGGCGCTGGGCGCGGCCTGGATGATCGCCGGCTGCGGCGATGATGACGGTACTCCGGCGCCGGAGAACGATGCCGGCGTCAGGGATGTGGGCGGTGGCGCGGATGTGGCGCGCGAGCCCGGGCTGGAACTTCGGCCAAGCGCGCTGCGACTTCTGCCCCCCCGCCCCCTTACGTGTGAGGGCAGCCGAGAGGCGCGTTTTCCCTTTGTGATCTTCAGCCAGGAGGGCCCGGCGGTGGCCGCCGGCGATATGCTCGACGGCGAGATGATCTGGCCCAATGAGACGCTGCGGGCCGGCCACCTCGGCGTTGATGCGGGCTACCTGGCGCAGTCCGGGCCGGCCTGTGAGACGGCCGAGGACTGCGGGGAGGGGCTCAGTTGCACGGCCGCCGAGGTGGGTGACGCCTTTCGCTACTGCGCGCGTCCCACCTCCGTGAGCTTTACCCCCGGCAGCGTGCGTCAGGAGTGGAGCCTGGGGCGAGAGGGCTCGCCGGAGCTTGCGTTGAGCGTGTTGATCCAGAACACCGCCAGCCTGGACGGGCGGATGCCCGTCTCGGCGGGCTCGCTCTATGACGAGAGCGGCGCGCAGGCGCTCAGCGCCAATCCGGGGCGCGCCACCGACGCCGAGCTTCGCCACCGCCAGATGATCCAGGACTTTTTGATCTCGCTGGCCGGTCGTTTCACCGGCGAAAACGCCGCGGTGAGCCTGTGGTTTTACGGCGGCGATGTGGGCGCGCAGACGCGCCCGCTGACGCCCAGCGGAGGCGGGGAGCTTTCCAACTACCTCACCCGCGATCTCGACAGCCTCACCGCGCGTCTCTCTGAGCTTCCCACGCTGATCCCGCGTGAGGCCAACGTCTATCAGGCGATTTTGCGCGTGCTCGACCGCGACCTGGGGCTGGAGGAGTACGACGAGGCCGAGAAGGCGCTCATCGTCTTCACCGACACTCCCAATCAGGTGTTTGACACCGAGGCCGACGCCGAGGTGGTGCGTGCGCGCCTGGAGGCCACCGGGGTGCGCCTGATGATCGTGCACCTGGATCCGGCGCTCGATGCCTCGACCCTGCGCGATCTTCCCAGCCAGTGGGGCGGCAATCAGGCCTGCCGCGAGGATGCGAGCTGCGGCGCGCCCACCTGCGAAGATCAGAGCAGCTGCCAGCCTCATGAGCGCTGCCGCCCGGCGACGGTGTATGCCGAAGAAGAGGGCGGGGCGGTGACGTTGACCGATGCGTCTTACTGCATGCCCGAGCGCGACGCCGACGGGCGTGTGGGTCCGGTGCAGGAGTATGCGGAGCTGGCCTGCGCAAGCGGCGGCCACTACTTCTACGCCGCTGGCGTCGACGACATGGTGGGGGCCTGGAACGTGTTGGCGCCGGCGTTGCAGTCGACCTGGTCGGTGGAGGGCACCCTGCCTGCGCTCGACGCGCTGCAGGGGCCGGGCTTTGGTCGTCTCAGCGGCGGTTTTTCGGCGCGTGTGGGGCCGGTGCATCTGGGCGATCGGCTGCGACCGGCCTTGCAGTCGCGCGTGAGCGCGGACAGTCGCCCGGCGATGCTGCTTCCCTGA
- the cheB gene encoding chemotaxis-specific protein-glutamate methyltransferase CheB — protein sequence MSLRIVIAEDSAIFAEVLVDVLRAEPGIEIVAMTDNGVDVVNLCEEHRPDLVLMDIHMPRQDGLAATEAIMARCPTPILVVTADPHRGGVDLSFKALSAGALDLMPKPQSLPFPEEEREALLRKIRLLSQIPVVRHVRGRKRQRVEGPRRAAKSAKTDAADRPVAVVGVVASTGGPKALARIVGQLPADFPAAVVVVQHITHGFSTHLAHWLDNHSPLTVVEAFEGIGLKRGHLYIAPTERHMMLEPDLKLSVTEGPPVGGHCPSGDRLLTSLARHAAPRAIGVILSGMGDDGTVGLTALHHTGCTTLAQDEASSVVYGMPRSAIAHGVVDKVVELDQIAEALIREVEAIEQRESR from the coding sequence ATGAGCTTACGCATCGTCATCGCAGAAGACAGCGCGATCTTCGCCGAAGTCCTGGTCGACGTGCTCCGCGCCGAGCCGGGCATCGAGATTGTGGCCATGACCGACAACGGCGTCGACGTGGTCAACCTCTGCGAGGAGCATCGCCCCGATCTTGTGCTGATGGACATCCACATGCCGCGCCAGGATGGGCTGGCGGCCACCGAGGCGATCATGGCGCGCTGTCCCACGCCGATCCTGGTGGTCACCGCCGATCCGCACCGCGGTGGGGTCGACCTCTCCTTTAAAGCGCTCTCGGCCGGGGCGCTCGATCTGATGCCCAAGCCGCAGAGCCTGCCCTTCCCGGAAGAAGAGCGCGAGGCCCTCTTGCGCAAGATTCGGCTGCTCTCCCAGATTCCGGTGGTGCGCCATGTACGCGGCCGCAAGCGCCAGCGTGTCGAGGGGCCTCGGCGCGCCGCAAAGAGCGCAAAAACCGACGCCGCCGACCGCCCGGTGGCCGTCGTCGGGGTGGTCGCCTCCACCGGCGGCCCCAAGGCGCTGGCCCGCATCGTTGGCCAACTTCCTGCCGATTTCCCCGCGGCGGTGGTGGTCGTCCAGCACATCACCCACGGCTTCTCCACCCACCTGGCACACTGGCTCGATAACCACAGTCCGCTCACGGTGGTGGAAGCCTTTGAAGGCATCGGCCTGAAACGCGGCCACCTCTACATCGCGCCGACTGAGCGCCATATGATGCTGGAGCCCGATCTTAAACTCAGCGTCACCGAAGGCCCCCCGGTGGGCGGGCACTGCCCCAGCGGCGACCGCCTGCTCACAAGCCTTGCGCGCCATGCCGCCCCCCGGGCCATCGGCGTGATCTTAAGCGGCATGGGCGATGATGGCACCGTCGGGCTCACCGCCCTGCACCACACCGGCTGCACCACGCTGGCGCAGGACGAAGCCAGCTCGGTGGTCTACGGCATGCCCCGCTCGGCCATCGCCCACGGTGTGGTCGACAAGGTGGTGGAGCTCGACCAGATCGCCGAGGCGCTCATCCGCGAAGTCGAGGCCATCGAGCAGCGGGAGTCGCGATGA
- a CDS encoding CheR family methyltransferase, with product MNQGRYQRRQVITQACDLFERWTGFALRGAAPTRIAETFARRAEALGYDDPLTYVEALQDLSSTAAEPQRLVNLITNGLTAFWRDEPQLLALRSILRNLGASATAERPLQIWCAGVSTGEEAYTVAMIASEENIPADVLGTDVNTEFLSVARRGHYGTWSLRRLDETRRDTFLRPIDEHTFAIDHPDLERVRFDHHNLLHTAPRSRRADMRWDVILCRNVLIYFTPRASATVVGHLADALACDGYLMLGSSEQIHVEQLNTESPRLRATRHGEGFLYRRHETKPGQTIEPGAWTFSESALDDLLEPPAPEYSGLDEPTSEVGLNDTVVDLLETAGAHMRQGELRLAMACLEAATSYDPFVVEGHCLLGQVLDQLDAGHSALKAYQKALFLEPFHWVAAWGAARIYETFGEHDAARRAWRQTLEGLAASPEPLRHSRVIPRLIGPLEDARQQAHQDAHRALSVVSEL from the coding sequence ATGAATCAGGGCCGCTACCAACGGCGCCAGGTCATCACCCAGGCCTGTGACCTCTTCGAGCGCTGGACCGGCTTTGCGCTGCGCGGCGCCGCGCCCACGCGCATCGCCGAGACCTTCGCGCGCCGCGCCGAAGCGCTCGGCTACGACGATCCCCTCACCTACGTCGAGGCCCTCCAGGACCTCTCCTCCACCGCCGCAGAGCCCCAGCGCCTGGTCAACCTGATCACCAACGGGCTCACCGCCTTCTGGCGCGATGAGCCTCAGCTCCTCGCGCTGCGCTCGATCCTGCGCAACCTCGGCGCCTCGGCCACCGCCGAGCGCCCTCTGCAGATCTGGTGCGCCGGCGTCTCCACCGGCGAAGAAGCCTACACCGTGGCGATGATCGCCAGCGAAGAGAACATCCCGGCCGACGTGTTGGGCACCGACGTCAACACCGAGTTCTTAAGCGTGGCGCGCCGCGGCCACTACGGCACCTGGAGCCTGCGCCGCCTCGATGAGACGCGCCGCGACACCTTTCTGCGCCCGATCGACGAGCACACCTTTGCCATCGATCATCCCGATCTGGAGCGGGTGCGTTTTGATCATCATAACCTTTTGCACACTGCGCCGCGCTCGCGCCGCGCGGATATGCGCTGGGATGTGATCCTCTGCCGCAACGTCCTCATCTACTTCACCCCCCGGGCCTCCGCCACGGTGGTCGGGCATCTGGCCGATGCCCTGGCCTGCGACGGCTACCTGATGCTCGGCTCCTCCGAGCAGATCCACGTGGAGCAGCTCAACACCGAGAGCCCGCGCCTGCGCGCCACCCGCCATGGCGAGGGCTTTTTGTACCGGCGCCACGAGACCAAACCCGGCCAGACCATTGAGCCCGGCGCCTGGACGTTCAGCGAGAGCGCCCTCGACGATCTTCTCGAGCCCCCCGCCCCCGAATACAGCGGACTTGATGAGCCCACCAGCGAGGTCGGTCTTAACGACACCGTCGTCGATCTGCTGGAGACCGCCGGCGCCCATATGCGCCAGGGGGAACTTCGTCTGGCGATGGCCTGCCTGGAGGCCGCCACCAGCTACGATCCTTTTGTGGTGGAAGGCCACTGCCTGCTCGGGCAGGTGCTCGACCAGCTCGACGCCGGCCACTCCGCGCTCAAAGCCTACCAGAAAGCCCTCTTTCTGGAGCCCTTTCACTGGGTGGCCGCCTGGGGCGCGGCCCGTATCTATGAGACTTTTGGCGAGCACGACGCCGCCCGCCGTGCCTGGCGACAGACGCTCGAAGGGCTGGCTGCAAGCCCCGAGCCCCTGCGCCACTCCCGGGTCATCCCGCGCCTGATTGGCCCCCTGGAAGACGCCCGCCAGCAGGCCCACCAGGACGCCCACCGCGCCCTCTCGGTGGTAAGCGAGTTGTAA
- a CDS encoding PEGA domain-containing protein → MLKRVLQTGLLALVLMMSSACASTTLVESQPAGATLILDGERYAGQTPVQIRDLPWVFSSRTYQLSMEGYHPRVVELEATASSKSWVTCVCTAGIMWPLVFFGRYPSDVVVRLSPIEAPARAEFKPQPSVSFPL, encoded by the coding sequence GTGCTGAAGCGTGTGCTACAGACAGGTTTGCTGGCGCTGGTGCTGATGATGAGCAGCGCGTGCGCGTCGACGACGCTGGTGGAATCACAACCGGCCGGGGCGACGCTGATCCTTGATGGCGAGCGCTACGCCGGGCAGACCCCGGTGCAGATTCGCGACCTGCCCTGGGTGTTCAGCTCCCGCACCTATCAGCTCTCGATGGAAGGGTATCACCCGAGAGTGGTAGAGCTTGAGGCCACGGCCAGCTCCAAGAGCTGGGTGACGTGCGTGTGCACCGCGGGCATCATGTGGCCGCTGGTCTTTTTTGGTCGCTATCCCTCCGATGTTGTGGTGCGGCTGAGTCCGATCGAAGCGCCGGCGCGCGCGGAGTTCAAGCCCCAACCCTCGGTGAGCTTTCCCCTCTGA